A genomic stretch from Ictalurus punctatus breed USDA103 chromosome 2, Coco_2.0, whole genome shotgun sequence includes:
- the LOC128628831 gene encoding uncharacterized protein LOC128628831 isoform X2, which translates to MGSKSREKLQEQLGEYIFDTVKYIETVKEFCDGESKWTLQRESELDMMRDIKVRADQITLKFDHVQKAEDKAKAFREYMWSGLTQVTADSRRQKLEKELGEVLKKTLEGLEKLQHFLDAVEKLAVTSLFVFMDESFMPKGVSSMSVRSVISAARIVSPLLVHFKRDAGAFFLPILRNVDVLAIQLDKYICITQQICEKMEKKSKSISCYGDIHKCKNGKSSHTTFYLNMSEESVQKLYDHLLQLTKIRMDESFRLTFLFDVKAQDFIFIFSERHCRMLEFLDDLEKAAVELDKMKKGSNISTVAGSSVGIAGGVLSIVGLALAPVTAGVSLALTLTGVGLGVTSGVNSLVTVFTEIAVNSHHGKNADNIFIRFMEDVQKIQGYMGEVARVEGPIASVHGVTAAVEVGKLAARAGAVGKSIDAIVDGVSAVKVLSSEEVIAKAVNMGLQEANAGRSIPKLAADLPDIGQLAKGTPLAISKSARAGFIGLNALFIGLDVLFICKDSISLSKGSKNEVAQLIRSRSALWSSEVKAWENIHDQLCEAMSSFYNNREILEQPFRP; encoded by the exons ATGGGTTCCAAAAGCAG AGAGAAACTGCAGGAGCAGCTGGGCGAGTACATCTTCGATACTGTCAAATACATTGAAACAGTAAAGGAGTTTTGTGACGGAGAATCAAAATGGACCTTACAGAGAGAGTCCGAGCTCGATATGATGAGAGACATCAAAGTCCGGGCCGATCAGATCACTCTGAAGTTTGACCATGTTCAGAAGGCTGAGGACAAGGCCAAAGCTTTTCGAGAGTACATGTGGAGTGGCCTGACTCAGGTTACAGCAGATTCCAGAAGGCAGAAGCTGGAGAAGGAGCTAGGAGAAgttttgaagaagactttagAAGGACTGGAGAAACTCCAACACTTCCTGGATGCAGTGGAGAAGCTAGCCGTCACCTCACTGTTTGTGTTCATGGATGAGAGCTTCATGCCAAAGGGTGTGAGCTCCATGTCCGTACGTTCAGTGATCTCTGCAGCCAGAATCGTGTCTCCACTCCTCGTCCACTTCAAGAGAGATGCAGGAGCGTTCTTTCTGCCGATCCTCAGGAATGTGGATGTCCTGGCCATCCAGCTGGACAAATACATCTGTATCACTCAGCAGATCTGTGAGAAGATGgagaaaaa GTCCAAGAGCATTTCATGTTATGGTGATATTCATAA ATGTAAAAATGGAAAATCTTCACACACAACGTTTTATTTGAACATGAGTGAGGAGTCTGTGCAAAAACTGTATGACCATTTACTCCAGCTAACCAAAATCAG GATGGATGAGTCATTCAGGCTGACTTTCCTATTCGATGTAAAGGCACAGGACTTCATCTTTATATTCAGTGAGCGCCACTGTAGAATGCTTGAGTTTCTGGATGATTTAGAGAAGGCTGCAGTTGAGCTGGACAAGATGAAGAAGGGCTCCAACATTTCCACTGTGGCTGGAAGTTCAGTCGGTATTGCAGGAGGTGTTTTGTCCATCGTAGGTTTAGCTCTCGCTCCCGTCACTGCAGGCGTATCTTTGGCCCTCACGCTAACAGGTGTTGGTCTCGGAGTCACCAGCGGCGTCAACAGCCTCGTTACAGTCTTCACTGAAATTGCAGTGAACAGTCATCATGGGAAAAATGCCGACAACATCTTCATCAGGTTTATGGAAGATGTGCAGAAGATCCAAGGTTATATGGGAGAAGTTGCCAGAGTTGAGGGTCCTATAGCAAGTGTACATGGAGTTACCGCAGCTGTTGAAGTTGGGAAACTGGCCGCTCGTGCTGGAGCAGTAGGCAAAAGTATTGATGCTATAGTGGATGGAGTTTCAGCTGTAAAAGTTCTCAGTAGTGAGGAGGTGATTGCAAAGGCAGTTAATATGGGGCTTCAGGAAGCTAATGCAGGTCGGAGCATCCCAAAACTGGCTGCAGATCTTCCTGACATTGGGCAGCTGGCTAAAGGAACTCCTCTGGCCATTTCAAAGTCAGCCAGGGCAGGGTTCATCGGCTTAAATGCCTTATTTATTGGTCTGGATGTTCTGTTTATCTGCAAAGACAGTATCAGTCTGTCCAAAGGAAGCAAAAATGAAGTGGCTCAGCTCATTCGCTCCAGGTCAGCTTTGTGGAGCTCAGAGGTGAAGGCGTGGGAGAATATCCATGACCAGCTGTGTGAAGCAATGTCAAGCTTTTACAACAATCGGGAAATTCTAGAGCAACCGTTCCGTCCTTAA
- the LOC128628831 gene encoding uncharacterized protein LOC128628831 isoform X1 — MASHLSLREKLQEQLGEYIFDTVKYIETVKEFCDGESKWTLQRESELDMMRDIKVRADQITLKFDHVQKAEDKAKAFREYMWSGLTQVTADSRRQKLEKELGEVLKKTLEGLEKLQHFLDAVEKLAVTSLFVFMDESFMPKGVSSMSVRSVISAARIVSPLLVHFKRDAGAFFLPILRNVDVLAIQLDKYICITQQICEKMEKKSKSISCYGDIHKCKNGKSSHTTFYLNMSEESVQKLYDHLLQLTKIRMDESFRLTFLFDVKAQDFIFIFSERHCRMLEFLDDLEKAAVELDKMKKGSNISTVAGSSVGIAGGVLSIVGLALAPVTAGVSLALTLTGVGLGVTSGVNSLVTVFTEIAVNSHHGKNADNIFIRFMEDVQKIQGYMGEVARVEGPIASVHGVTAAVEVGKLAARAGAVGKSIDAIVDGVSAVKVLSSEEVIAKAVNMGLQEANAGRSIPKLAADLPDIGQLAKGTPLAISKSARAGFIGLNALFIGLDVLFICKDSISLSKGSKNEVAQLIRSRSALWSSEVKAWENIHDQLCEAMSSFYNNREILEQPFRP, encoded by the exons ATGGCTTCACATTTATCCTTGAG AGAGAAACTGCAGGAGCAGCTGGGCGAGTACATCTTCGATACTGTCAAATACATTGAAACAGTAAAGGAGTTTTGTGACGGAGAATCAAAATGGACCTTACAGAGAGAGTCCGAGCTCGATATGATGAGAGACATCAAAGTCCGGGCCGATCAGATCACTCTGAAGTTTGACCATGTTCAGAAGGCTGAGGACAAGGCCAAAGCTTTTCGAGAGTACATGTGGAGTGGCCTGACTCAGGTTACAGCAGATTCCAGAAGGCAGAAGCTGGAGAAGGAGCTAGGAGAAgttttgaagaagactttagAAGGACTGGAGAAACTCCAACACTTCCTGGATGCAGTGGAGAAGCTAGCCGTCACCTCACTGTTTGTGTTCATGGATGAGAGCTTCATGCCAAAGGGTGTGAGCTCCATGTCCGTACGTTCAGTGATCTCTGCAGCCAGAATCGTGTCTCCACTCCTCGTCCACTTCAAGAGAGATGCAGGAGCGTTCTTTCTGCCGATCCTCAGGAATGTGGATGTCCTGGCCATCCAGCTGGACAAATACATCTGTATCACTCAGCAGATCTGTGAGAAGATGgagaaaaa GTCCAAGAGCATTTCATGTTATGGTGATATTCATAA ATGTAAAAATGGAAAATCTTCACACACAACGTTTTATTTGAACATGAGTGAGGAGTCTGTGCAAAAACTGTATGACCATTTACTCCAGCTAACCAAAATCAG GATGGATGAGTCATTCAGGCTGACTTTCCTATTCGATGTAAAGGCACAGGACTTCATCTTTATATTCAGTGAGCGCCACTGTAGAATGCTTGAGTTTCTGGATGATTTAGAGAAGGCTGCAGTTGAGCTGGACAAGATGAAGAAGGGCTCCAACATTTCCACTGTGGCTGGAAGTTCAGTCGGTATTGCAGGAGGTGTTTTGTCCATCGTAGGTTTAGCTCTCGCTCCCGTCACTGCAGGCGTATCTTTGGCCCTCACGCTAACAGGTGTTGGTCTCGGAGTCACCAGCGGCGTCAACAGCCTCGTTACAGTCTTCACTGAAATTGCAGTGAACAGTCATCATGGGAAAAATGCCGACAACATCTTCATCAGGTTTATGGAAGATGTGCAGAAGATCCAAGGTTATATGGGAGAAGTTGCCAGAGTTGAGGGTCCTATAGCAAGTGTACATGGAGTTACCGCAGCTGTTGAAGTTGGGAAACTGGCCGCTCGTGCTGGAGCAGTAGGCAAAAGTATTGATGCTATAGTGGATGGAGTTTCAGCTGTAAAAGTTCTCAGTAGTGAGGAGGTGATTGCAAAGGCAGTTAATATGGGGCTTCAGGAAGCTAATGCAGGTCGGAGCATCCCAAAACTGGCTGCAGATCTTCCTGACATTGGGCAGCTGGCTAAAGGAACTCCTCTGGCCATTTCAAAGTCAGCCAGGGCAGGGTTCATCGGCTTAAATGCCTTATTTATTGGTCTGGATGTTCTGTTTATCTGCAAAGACAGTATCAGTCTGTCCAAAGGAAGCAAAAATGAAGTGGCTCAGCTCATTCGCTCCAGGTCAGCTTTGTGGAGCTCAGAGGTGAAGGCGTGGGAGAATATCCATGACCAGCTGTGTGAAGCAATGTCAAGCTTTTACAACAATCGGGAAATTCTAGAGCAACCGTTCCGTCCTTAA